Proteins encoded together in one Corallococcus soli window:
- a CDS encoding DUF5985 family protein gives MAETVYILCALTSVACAVLLLRAWRRTRMKLLLYSGLCFAIFAVNNVLLFVDLVLIPAGDLSLARTVTSLLGSGVLLYGLIWDVS, from the coding sequence ATGGCTGAGACGGTCTACATCCTGTGTGCGTTGACGAGCGTGGCGTGCGCGGTGCTGCTCTTGCGCGCGTGGCGGCGCACGCGGATGAAGCTGCTGCTCTACAGCGGGCTGTGCTTCGCCATCTTCGCGGTGAACAACGTGCTGCTCTTCGTGGACCTGGTGCTCATCCCCGCCGGGGACCTGTCGCTGGCGCGCACCGTCACGTCGCTGCTGGGCAGCGGCGTGCTGCTCTACGGCCTCATCTGGGACGTGTCCTGA